The nucleotide window GTGCTTCATTTATGTGTAACTTATTTTTATTGAAGTGTAAGTAAAACATTTATGTTATGCACTCAAGCTAAATCTTGTGTGATGTTGACtactataaaataattttaaagaggCCAAACTGTttgacttctttctttttaagtctTTGTATATCTGCATAACAGTGTTTTCTCTCTAACCAGAGTTTTGAAGGTACCATTGTGTGGGAGAGCCAGGATCTTCAGGGCTTGGTTTCAAGAAACCTTCATAAAGTGACGGTGAATGATGGAGGAGGTGTTTTCAGAGTCATTACAGTAAGTCCCCTCACCTTCCTTTCCAccatatttctatttttcctatAAGTGTTAAGAATTTAGCGTTTTACTATCCTGTGTTTCTCTATGTAAATCATTAATTCAGTTGGGTTTCTCCTTTTGTCTCAGAAGAGAAGTTTTGCTTTGCCttcttgcaaaaaaattatGCTTATAAGTGGTATTTTGAGAGGAGTAAAGCTCTCACTCTTTTTGTTAGATGTGAAGCAGCATCAGTATATCAGAGATGGCAAAATGTGGGGCTAAAATCCCAGCTGAAGGGTTAAAATCTGGTTATTTGTTTTTTGGCAACGTGTTCTTTTTCGTGTCAAATTGTTGCTTGCCTAAACATCCTGTATCATTGTAATTTAGCcagaataattttgcattttgctgtCAACTTTGAAACTagttttctgaaagttttaGTGCTACTGCTAGTTTTggctgaaaatttaaaaaatatcacaTAACTTTAGTTAAAGAACTTAGTCTTAGTCTTTCATGGCACATTGTATGATTCTTGGGGTGGTCCCGTGCAGGACCAGGAATTGGACATCAATAATTGTTGTTGGGCCCCTTCAAACTCAGgatgttctatgattctgtgattatacAGGTGCCTAAACCagtagttttaaattaatttcattcttaGTTGCCAGAAAACTTCACACCTTAAAATCAGAGGGAAAACACATCAATAATGAGAGATTAATTAAtcttttaatttccattaatCTATTCCTAACAGACAGGGGAAGGGTCACTGCCACATGAGCTTACAGAAGGTGTGGAGGGAATAGCAGGTGGTTTTATCTACACTATTCAAGGTAAGTCCACAAAATGTAGCATGACATTTGATGTTTTGGTAAAACAGTTCATCTAAATTACACTTCTGAGTATAATTTGGGCTGTCTCCATGAACTTAGTCACCCTAGGTTTTCCTAACCTAGGAAACCTTGTGTTTCAGCAGACATTTTCTTCCTGGCTCTTCTATGCTTTAAGTCAGTGTCCTGATGTGGTTCCTTTGCTTGCCTTTTGTCAGCCACTCCAGCTGACTTGCATCCCTAAGTCTTTTTATCTAGACTCTCTTCTACCCAAAATCAAGTTAAAAAATGTCatgcaatgaaatattttcctgatatttttcacactttttccCAGTTCTGCTGCAGTTAGATGTACTGTATGACGGTGCTTAATATGGACAAACAGTTTCCATCCCTGTTGCTCTTTTACACCTATTTCAGCAGAATGTTCAGAGATTTTATAGGAGCCCTTTCCAGTTTCTAAGATTTTGGCCACATAGCACTGGAGTTGATGTGTTCTTATTAGTCCATTATTGCCAACATAAGCTGTGACTTCGAGAGTGTTATTGCTGTGTTTTTGTAGCTAGGCCTGGCAGATATAATTGGGCAGTCCTGCAGTCTTGTCATCTGTGTAGGAGCTGAATTGAGGTGTGTGCTATAGCCCTTCCATCTTGTTTGTCAAAATCTTCTTCAGTACCACAAACTACCTCCTTAtctgcaatatatttttatcttttaccTGCAGTTATGTGATGTTGCTCAGCAGGGACCATCAGTGTGCTACATCAAAGCAATGCCTATTTGATTATATTTAGCATAgcattgtttgtttgtttgtgtgtttaatACTAGATACATATACTTAGGATTAATTGACAGTGGCCTTTTTACTCCACAGATAAGAGTAATAGTGAAATCCCAGACTATTCTTTATATTAAGGAACCTTTAAAAGTTGAATTCTTTTATTACTGAAAAGGAATACTTTTTTACTTTAAACTTTTAGTGTCAGCCTTatacaaaaatgtatttctttgctGTTCTGTAACTTTTACCATTTTgtagacattttaaaattaattacaggaTTTTCATAGCCCCATTAATTTGCTTCTTCAGAttcattttatcattttatcAATGTGTGCCCTGCATGATCCAATAGAAATGTGGAATAATAAGTAGATATGCATCTTTGTTTAATAATGGGTGCTGTTTATTTCAGAAGGTGATGCTCTTTTAAAAAGCCTCCATACTCGCCCAGAAAGGTTTAAAAGTCACATAAAAAACCTTGAGAAAGAAGATGCTTTATTGAAGGAAGAAAGCAGTACCTATGATGACATTGTGTTTGTAGATGTGATTGACACTTACAGAAATGTTCCCTCCAAACTGCTGAACTTCTACCGATGGtaagttgaaaagaaaatattttaatgttttctcttAGGAATGGTGCTGTTTGCAGTGCAAGATGATCCAGCAGATGATGTTATTTGGTAGGTTCTATGAAATACAATGCCTTATGTGATTTACTTCATAAGTTGTATTTTGTCTCACAATTTTGGGGGCATGTAGTGAGTAAAATAGCAGTGCCTATAGATTCTTGAAAGCTCACTCTTAGTGCTTCAAATCAGCACAAGCTGGCAAGACAGGCTTCTGCTCCAAGAGTCCAGGTGtaaaagttttcatttctccttgtaatttcttttcatttgtaTCTAACTGAAAACGAGCagttttagtattttaaaggaTGGCTTTTGGCCAGCTTGTGTACTTACTCAGTGTTTCAGTTTGGGGCCATTTCTCCAGTCCCATAATCATCTTGATGGGCCTTTGCTGGACCCTCCACCCGGTATGGCCATGTCCCTCTTGTACTGAGGAGTCCAAGACTGCACACTGTAGTCCAGATGTGGCCAGGAGCTTGTGAGCAGGAGGAAGAATTTTCATAGTGTAATGCATTGTCTGTGGCGAGTCTAATAAGTTTCTAATTTGCAGTGGTTTCTATTACTGAGACAACTGTTTCAGTTAATTGATGCTGCTATGGAGTAAGAAATATAGCTGACAGTTGTAATTTAACCAAAATTCAGGTTAGTTGCTTGCAAGATTGTGCACTTACTTCACAAATTCCATGGCTATGAATCTAACTGAAAAACTGAACCATGCTTTCAGTTCTAAAATGAAGTTTGCATGTCAAGACTTAGATATTTGTGATAATTTCTTACAGATTAGCAATTTTTCAAGATTTGGTaataaatggcttttaaaaatactcttctGGTTACAAGAAGTTACCCTTACAAACATCATTAACCAATTTAGCCATGATCCCCGAATCTTAAGcttttttggttattttatgttatttcaGACACATAAAGATAAcatttttcatatttgaaaGGTGCATTTACAGAGGAAGAGTAAGTACAGAGTTGTTTCCACAGATTGTTTTTTTACTGCCTACCACCTTCTCATTGCCCTTGAACTGATTGTCTCATCCTTAAAGTAGGCTACTGACGTGTAGCCAGTGGCTTGtagcagctgtgctgccatcaGCATCAGGGATTCTTATCCTTCTGAGGTCAATACTGCATAAGATGTTTTCTTTAGTAAATCCAGCATCTGTCCTGGAGAACAAAACTTCAGATTTGTGTTCTTCTGCTCATACACAAATCCATGTTGTAAGATCATCATAGGATACAGTTGCATCTCCTTTGAAGGACAAACAGTCACCCTTGGTCAAtagagaaaacatttaaaagccAAGGGTAGGAAAGACATTCCTTCCCTCTTGCTTCCCCCCTTgcatcccaaaaaaccccttgCAGAGTATATTGTCTGTAGTTTGTGGTGTGCAGCTCAGCATCACGTCACTTTTCTTTTTGGCTACAGGACAGTTGAATCAACGAGTTTTGACTTGTTGCTGAAGACCGATGATGACTGTTACATTGATTTGGAAGCTGTTTTTAACAggataatgcagaaaaaattgGACAGGCCAAACATTTGGTGGGGAAAgtaagttgttttttaaaattatctttaaaagaTAGATACCATTTCTTTAGTAAATGGTTTAGTGATTTAAGTCTGTTTTCATGTGGGCTCTCCTCCTATGCTTAAGGAAGCCAGTTGTAAAAAGCAGGAGTTCTGTATGTTAGAACTTTGAATCTCAGAGTCAGAAATCAGTCATTTACAATAACTTTCCAGAGTCTGCCTCTATAATGATTTAAACTTGCTGAATATCTTACCtggttttaaaatgtgttaTAAATATCTTTGTCATGGTACTTAAGTAAATAAGAATCTTCCAGCAATACAGTGAAGTTAAAAGTAAAGTACATAGCACAGAACTATAAATATTACTTTTTGTGATGTCACTGGGATTTTTCTCGTGGGCTTGAGGAAGTGGGGTAAATaggagaaacaaaatttttgttttggtctgCACTTTATTGTAACATCTGCAATTTTCAGGCATTGATACCaatttctgctgtttgaaaTAGTAGATCTGATTAATGAATTTTTGAGTGAACTTTCCCAGCCTGTATTACACTTGTGAATAACTAGGAGGATCAAAATAGCCCATATCTTGCCATCCATCCATTGGAAGCTCTGGGATGCCATCCAATATAGCAGAAACTCTATGCTACTATAGCCTTCAACATAGCATAATGGTACAATGTGCCTTCCTGTTGCCTTCTGCTCATTGAAGATAAACAGGcctttgctgctgtgcttcaCAAATCTGGTCCTGCCTGTTGCCTACTCATAAAGTGATTTAATAAGGTGTGTTGGTTGGGTGTGTGAAATAGTTGGTTATCTTGTGATTATCTCAAAGATCTGTAGGAGTGACATCTTTGAGTGTAAATTCTTTAATAGTCACAGTCTTCAGGTCAGGCAAGTATGATGTGTAgggaaaaatgctgaaataactATGGATGTATAAAGTGATTATCAAAGCAGATGCTTCTCAGTCTGAAGGGGGTTGAACCCTTTGTGCTGTGATTCAATGGAATGGAAGATACTGAGCCTAAAATGAATTCAGGTATCAGATGAGACTTTTATTTACTTTGTGCTTTAACATGTCAGCTTCAGTTGAGAATGGGCAGAATCTGATAACATATCTGCCACTCAGCGGTAATTCCTTCCCTTCAGGGCTGTTGTCTGAGGTGACAATTCTTAGTAGCTCACTGAAGCTTTCAGCTGCTTGTGCTCATGACTGCAAAAGCAATGCTGAACCTCTTTGTAAACCAGGAGGAGACCCTGCTGCATTGACAGAGTTATGTCTCTTAGCTGTGAGTGCATGGAGCATTTGTGAGGCCAGAGAAGTGCAGTAGCAGCTTGTTCCcaaacaggaaaagcaggatgcTTCACTGCCTCACTTGGCAGTTTGGCAGGTCCATAGCACTGCAGAGTGTGGCAGCGAGCTCTGCCCCACTGGGAGCATGTGGGGAGACTGCAGAGACTGCTTCCTGCAGGCCTCTGGCAGTGAGTAAAGCCTTCCTTAGAGAACACCACTGCCAGGAAGAGGTTTTTTGTAATTCAGTGATGGCAGCCTTTGAGCATCTCCTTTGTTGAGCTTCATTAGGAAAACAGCTTAGAGAAGGTACATACTGCTTCATGATTTTTAAGTAGCCACCAGTGTTAACAGGAAAATGGGTTGCATAGGATTGCTATCTGCATCAAAAGGCACTGCCTTTGTGTCATGGCATGTTGAGTAACCAAAGGGGTTAATTAGCAGGACACAGATGTATCTGTAAGAAAATAGATAAGGATGTGTGTGCTTACCTACTTCAAAACCCAACAGCAAAGTGCAGATGCTGAAGACCTGACTGTCaatgttgcttttgtttctgttttgaaaacttTCTCTTACTATCCAAACAACAGTTACAATTTCAGCTTTGTGCCCTAGAGAAATAAGACTAGGAATTATAATTAGGACCACCTACTTCTTCCTCTCAATTGTTTGTTATCAGTACTACTTCAATTGTTATCAGTGTTCATAGGTTCCACAGAGGACTCTATATAAACATCTCATTTCTAACATGGTCTTCAGTTTTAGACTAAATTGGGCAGTTGATCGAACTGGGAAATGGCAAGAACTGGAGTATCCAAGTCCTGCATATCCAGCCTTTGCTTGTGGGTCTGGCTATGTCATCTCCAAAGACATTGTGCACTGGCTGGCAAGCAACTCTGAAAGATTAAAAACGTACCAGGTAATAAAGATGAGTTTGGTTTTTCTGTGTTAAAGTGGTCTGGGGAACAGCATGTACTGGATGAGTCAGAAAGAACATGTGGGCTTTTGCCACGTTTCTGATTACTATACTTAGTGCCTGTTCTAGGTCAAAGAACAGATGTTTTGGACTGAGAACCTGTGGAGTTGTAATCTTGTTTTTTGTACTCTGTTTTTGTAAGAACAGTGTATTACcatgggaaaggagggaggacTATTTTAATACCTCTGAAGTAGTCTGGCGTAGGTTTTTGTAGTTACCATTTTTTACTGCTGGTAGATGGTGCAACTTATTCCAGGTCACAGTTATGCTTTCTTGGTGCTCAtatctgttttttattttcttgtgtcaTCTCAGGGTGAAGATGTGAGCATGGGCATCTGGATGGCAGCTGTAGGGCCCAAGCGATATCAAGTAAGTCTGAAGGAATTGCGTGACCTTACAGAAAGAGTACATGCCTCTGAACCAAGTAGCATAAAGcaggagaaatgttttttttctttaaaaaggaattgAAATACCATTTAACtaaaatccagaggaaaaaaatattttaaagatgtatttaaaagaaaaaccacaaaactgcCACAAACCACCCACAGACTCCATCCCTACCCCCAAGTTCTCTGAAGAGATCTAACAGATCTTTTTGCAGCATTTATTGTTTCTGTCAACAAATACCTGATTCTTGGAAGTGAAGATACTTAGAAAAGCTATTGAAATGGTTCTCTTTCTTAACAGGATGGTCTCTGGTTGTGTGAGAAAACATGTGAGAGTGGCATGCTGTCTTCCCCCCAGTACTCTCCCCAGGAactggcagagctctggagaTTAAAGGAACTGTGTGGAGATCCATGTAGATGTGAGGAAAGATGATGGACTGGCCTTGGAAAACAGGGTAGTGTATAATGATCATGGAAAAGTGTACATTTGGATTCATTCCTGGAACAATAAGAAATGTTAAGGTATCTTTTAATGTTGGGTTTCAACTAAAGTATAATGATATTTGCACATCCCTTTTGATAATTACAAGTGGACTGATACTATTTGTTTTCTATAGTATAGATGTTGATCagacaaaaaccaaaatgttcaagatttaaaaaaaaaatccccttttatATAAAGTCAAAGACCTACTTGTAATTAATAAATGCACATAAGAACGCCAACTAGCCTGTCTTTTGTAAATTAAAGCATTACTGCTTTGACTCAGTATAGGGCTGTTCCAGGATCCTATGGAGAGTTGTGTTCTGCACCAGGGCAGCTGGTAAGTCTTGCTGTAGCAGGTTCTGTGCTGTCTAAAGAGTTGCCCTCATCTGTGCAGAgatggggacagctgtggggTTAGGACTTGTGATTAGTTTGTTTATGCCATTgtcattttagaaaaaataaaatcagggtTTGCTTATACCAAATTTTCAAGTACTGCAAACTTGGCCTGATTTAGGAGGGATTTCTGAGTGCTCACTGTGTTATTAGATCTGAATCTGAGGTTACACAAGTGAAAGTAAAATAAGATTGAGGAACAGCATGCTAAAGACTGTAAAATAAATACCAATGCCTTGCAGCGTGCTGAGAACTTATTTATAATGTGGTATGTTAACACTGTAAGGTAGAAGAAAGGTCTGGCAGATTTTGACCCTAATCATCTAAGGtagatttttctaaaattactgctgggttttgttcaCTTTAAGGTCGTTGGATGTAGGTGCAAGCAAAGAGCAAGTGGCCTCTCAATGCAGCACTAATATTGTCTTGTCAGCAAAGGGATCACAACCCAGTAAAACAAATTCTCACCActgctggggaaggcagcacaAAATCTTGCAAAAGGGTGACCTTGAGTTTTATTTAATTGAAGCATTCAAGCACAGTTTCATATCTCTCCAGTAGGATAAGTGAGCAGATGTTTCCAGGGAGGCTGATGATAAAGTTGAGGAGGTGAAAGTACAGTTGTACAGCCCTCTGGTGCCACGTGTGATACTCATATCCACCTGTATATCTGTTCAGGCACTGTCTCTCTTCTGTAGTTCCTGTGTCAGCTTTTCCTTCAGTCCAGCAAGAGAGTCCCTTCTTACCACCGTACTAACACACAGTCTCCACTTTCTATTGAGTAAAACTGCAAAGGCTTTAAGTCATTGTCTAGTTcaacttcttttccttccaactagaacaagaaagcaaaaaaaaaaaaaaacctaatcaGACTTAAACTGAAATCCTGCCATGTAAAACCAAATAGCAGGCAGTTGCAGTTAGGGAGAATCTCTTATATTACAGGAATGAAATTAGGCCCTAAATTACAGCATGAAGACAGCTCTCCTCAAGTGAAATGAATTTCTTTAGATAGTATTTAGAACGTGCTATGGCCCTTTAGcagcatgaaatattttgttgttgaATATCTGTTTTTAACTCACTTTAGAACTTTCGTAGGACAGTTTCAGTTCCGAGCCAGGAATTTTAAGCAGGCGATACAGCAGTCCTTTGACCTTCTGAATAGTCATGGACTCTGTTggggggagagaaggagaaggtaTTAGAAAAATGCTACTGCCACAGAGCTCTAGCAAAGTACCAGCATTTCACTTTATTTACTTATAGCAACAGTGAAAGGCTGTATTGCTGCTTCAGTTCTAACACTGCAATAATGTCTTTGGCACTTGAAACCATATCTGCTACTGTCAAGTGGAAAATGATTTAACCAGTGGGGAATAGGGCAGGGTGTGCTACTACAGATCCCATATACCAAATTAGAGTGTTAAATGGCTTCATAATTTACCTTTTTTGAGTTTGCATTTCTACATGCTAAACTAAGTGACCTTTGGGGCACACACCAGCCAGGTTCTGACTACCTGCAGCCAGCAACTGTTCCTTGCAGTTTTCATTACCAGGAATTGGCTTTCCCAGCACAAGTAAGCAAATGGCACTGTGGAACTAGTGACATTCTTAGGAATGGTATTGAGTTATTAGTCCCAAACACAATGTCAGCAGAGTTGTTTATATTATGAAAAGTTATAGGAGGGGGTATTTTTTGTAATGGATCTGGAATGAGTAGACGTAGTTGTTCCAGAGGTGAAACCTGTGTTTGCAATAGATAAACTCAGTATTTTGGTTGAACTTTCACTTCTTTTGAAGCTTTATCTAAAGGCACAGCAATAGCGAGTTATTCCTGTAATACCACACATTGTACttagacaaatatttttctatcaaACATTTTTGTAAAAGCTGTATCTATCTGATTTTATGCAACTTGTGataataaatgtgatttttattttagaataaagCTTGAATACTTCTTTTCTCTCAGACTTCATTCTGACACATCTTTCCAAAACATCAGCTTAAATTAGAATGGTCTTATTCATTCTAGTCTCATTACAGGTACTAAAACTTCAAAAGACAAATTTGATGGAGGTTAGAACTAGATTTCTAATTTCATGTATTAGATACTAGACCTCAGTATCTAGATTTACACACAATGCAGTTGCCTCTTAAGACTTCATGTTCTGGTTACTTGGTTAACACATCCACCAGATTTCATCCCCATATTAATTGGCTTTTAATTGCCTCAGACATATTAATCATGAAATCAGCAGCAGAGGTCATAAGACAAGCATCAACCTTTCATCTTTAAACTGGACTGAAAGTAAGTATGAAT belongs to Oenanthe melanoleuca isolate GR-GAL-2019-014 chromosome 3, OMel1.0, whole genome shotgun sequence and includes:
- the B3GALNT2 gene encoding UDP-GalNAc:beta-1,3-N-acetylgalactosaminyltransferase 2 is translated as MRNWLVLLCPCVLGVALHLWLLLSCPGSHPAGPLSFFPQWKLKHYDVIVGVLSARHNHELRRVIRNTWFKHLKQHPALNQRVLVKFIIGAHGCAVPVKDREDPYSCKLLNISNPVLNQEIEAFSLPEDIPSVLSEDRIVSVNFRVLYPIVITSLGVFYEADGVGFQRNITVKLYQAEHEEAIFSARFSPPSCGVQVNRLWYKPVEQFILPESFEGTIVWESQDLQGLVSRNLHKVTVNDGGGVFRVITTGEGSLPHELTEGVEGIAGGFIYTIQEGDALLKSLHTRPERFKSHIKNLEKEDALLKEESSTYDDIVFVDVIDTYRNVPSKLLNFYRWTVESTSFDLLLKTDDDCYIDLEAVFNRIMQKKLDRPNIWWGNFRLNWAVDRTGKWQELEYPSPAYPAFACGSGYVISKDIVHWLASNSERLKTYQGEDVSMGIWMAAVGPKRYQDGLWLCEKTCESGMLSSPQYSPQELAELWRLKELCGDPCRCEER